Proteins encoded by one window of Pseudomonas tructae:
- a CDS encoding HIT family protein, translating to MNCIFCSIAKKESPAAVVYEDEQCLAFLSIQPITPGHVLVIPKAHASGLGDIPPQTCGHMMRVGQRVAAALRESGLSLNEHPCEGINLLLCDGAVAGQTVGHAHLHVLARFVGDGFNLGHADLPLATPQVLGERAEQIRRALSSLPPV from the coding sequence GTGAACTGCATTTTCTGTTCAATCGCCAAGAAAGAATCACCGGCTGCCGTTGTCTACGAAGACGAGCAGTGCCTGGCCTTTCTCTCTATCCAGCCGATTACTCCTGGCCATGTCCTGGTCATTCCCAAGGCCCACGCAAGCGGCCTGGGTGATATCCCTCCTCAAACCTGTGGCCACATGATGCGTGTGGGTCAACGGGTGGCAGCCGCCCTGCGTGAAAGCGGCTTGAGCCTCAATGAACACCCCTGTGAAGGTATCAACCTGCTGCTGTGCGATGGCGCGGTGGCCGGGCAGACCGTGGGCCACGCTCACCTGCATGTACTGGCCCGCTTTGTCGGTGACGGTTTCAACCTGGGTCATGCGGACCTTCCACTGGCTACGCCCCAAGTGCTGGGCGAGCGCGCAGAGCAGATCCGTCGCGCCTTGAGCTCGCTGCCACCGGTTTAA
- a CDS encoding nuclear transport factor 2 family protein, with protein MEARNKEVVIEFYERMFVQRELAVADTLIAKDYVQHNNVFIPPRREGFKTYFTQFFKTFPESGASIERVCAEGDYVFLYAKHWAKHRFFTVNYKVIDIYRVENGVLMEHWDTIEGLGFFSKFIYIIKSVLRL; from the coding sequence ATGGAAGCCAGGAACAAAGAAGTGGTCATCGAGTTTTACGAACGCATGTTTGTTCAGCGGGAACTGGCGGTCGCCGATACGTTGATTGCCAAAGATTATGTGCAGCACAACAACGTATTTATTCCACCGCGCCGCGAAGGCTTCAAGACCTACTTTACGCAGTTCTTCAAAACATTCCCCGAGTCGGGTGCCAGTATTGAACGGGTCTGCGCCGAAGGCGATTATGTCTTCCTGTATGCCAAGCACTGGGCCAAACACAGGTTCTTTACCGTGAATTACAAGGTGATCGATATCTACCGTGTGGAAAACGGTGTGCTGATGGAGCACTGGGACACTATCGAAGGCCTGGGGTTCTTCTCCAAGTTCATCTATATCATTAAGTCTGTACTGCGCCTGTAA
- a CDS encoding iron-containing redox enzyme family protein — translation MTEVTAFRKELKAVCDAEWEKIKAGRFFQMMKRPELQRDLYIKSIVQVYHYTKNNSINQAVACWNQDHKKVGLLRFAMKHALEELGHENMAYNDLIAIGVDKSEFDKPMLPATEAFYGYLDFVSVCRGIIPRLGYSFWAEDCYEHLEPLMDVCKNHLKLTDQQLTFFVAHAIIDEKHSEQVNAAIDRWVVTDEEKEAVKQVARTTVYLMGKILESVADEF, via the coding sequence ATGACTGAAGTGACCGCGTTTCGCAAAGAGCTGAAAGCCGTCTGTGATGCCGAATGGGAAAAGATCAAGGCCGGCCGCTTTTTCCAGATGATGAAACGCCCCGAGTTGCAGCGTGATCTCTACATCAAGTCGATTGTCCAGGTGTATCACTACACCAAAAACAACTCGATCAACCAGGCGGTGGCGTGCTGGAACCAGGACCATAAAAAGGTCGGCCTGCTGCGTTTTGCGATGAAGCATGCGCTGGAAGAACTGGGTCATGAAAACATGGCGTACAACGACCTGATCGCCATTGGCGTCGACAAGTCCGAGTTCGATAAGCCGATGTTGCCGGCCACAGAGGCGTTCTACGGCTACCTGGATTTCGTCTCTGTGTGCCGCGGCATCATTCCACGGCTGGGCTACAGCTTCTGGGCCGAGGACTGCTACGAGCACCTCGAGCCATTGATGGATGTCTGCAAGAACCATCTCAAGCTGACCGACCAACAACTTACCTTCTTTGTCGCCCACGCGATCATCGACGAGAAACACTCCGAGCAAGTCAACGCAGCCATCGACCGCTGGGTCGTGACCGACGAAGAAAAAGAGGCGGTCAAGCAAGTCGCACGCACCACGGTTTACTTGATGGGCAAGATCCTCGAGTCGGTCGCCGACGAGTTCTGA
- a CDS encoding long-chain-acyl-CoA synthetase, which produces MSSNSDMITWGMMLRKIPLIARAIPRLVRGIKASKLKVDQPCGLGLAFEQAVARNPQGPALLYKDTRFSYEQVNQWANRFAHYLLARGLKKGDVVGIFIENRPELLVSVLAVSKIGGICAMLNTSQTNNVLIHSLSLVNPSAIIVGEELVPSFDAVRNEVAIDELSTFFLADTDTTLDAGVAPEGYINLSRASEAHPVVNPATTQQVYLDDACFYIYTSGTTGLPKAGVFKHGRWMKVYGSFGMIALDMRPDDIVYCTLPLYHGTGLCVSWGSALAGASGFAIRRKFSASQFWNDTRKFKATTICYVGELCRYLIDQPPAGNDGDNPVVKMIGNGLRPGVWNDFKSRFNIERVCEFYAASDGNIGFTNILNFENTIGFAINAWSLVEYEHDTGEPRRTANGFMQKVGKGGQGLLLAKIDDDSPFDGYTDPEKSKKVVLYDVFEKGDRYFNSGDLIRDIGFGHAQFVDRLGDTFRWKGENVSTTEVENIMVQHPHIAEAVAYGVEIKNTNGRAGMAAITPSAPLEQLDFCDLLRFVKRQMPHYAVPMFLRIRTCMETTGTFKYQKTKLRTEAFDPSQTGEDPVYAWLPGTETYVRVTEQVLQDIHGGKFRY; this is translated from the coding sequence ATGAGTAGCAATAGCGACATGATTACCTGGGGCATGATGCTGCGCAAAATCCCCTTGATCGCCCGGGCCATTCCTCGGCTCGTCAGGGGAATCAAAGCTTCCAAGCTCAAGGTCGATCAGCCCTGCGGCCTGGGGTTGGCCTTCGAACAGGCGGTTGCGCGCAACCCTCAAGGGCCGGCGTTGCTCTACAAGGACACTCGTTTCAGTTATGAACAGGTCAACCAGTGGGCCAACCGCTTCGCCCATTACCTGCTTGCCCGTGGCCTGAAAAAAGGCGATGTGGTCGGCATATTCATTGAAAATCGCCCGGAATTGCTGGTCAGCGTGCTGGCGGTCAGCAAGATCGGCGGTATCTGCGCCATGCTCAACACCTCGCAGACCAACAACGTCCTGATCCACAGCTTGAGCCTGGTCAATCCCTCGGCGATTATCGTCGGCGAAGAGTTGGTGCCATCCTTTGACGCGGTGCGTAACGAAGTTGCCATCGATGAGCTGAGCACGTTCTTCCTGGCCGACACCGACACCACTCTCGATGCGGGCGTCGCCCCGGAGGGTTACATCAACCTGAGCCGCGCCAGCGAAGCGCACCCCGTTGTCAATCCGGCGACCACCCAGCAGGTCTACCTGGACGACGCCTGCTTCTACATTTACACCTCCGGCACCACCGGTTTGCCCAAGGCCGGGGTGTTCAAGCACGGGCGCTGGATGAAAGTCTACGGTAGCTTCGGCATGATCGCCCTGGATATGCGCCCCGATGACATCGTCTATTGCACCTTGCCGCTCTATCACGGCACCGGGCTGTGCGTGAGCTGGGGCTCGGCATTGGCCGGCGCCTCGGGGTTCGCCATCCGCCGCAAATTCAGCGCCAGTCAGTTCTGGAATGACACGCGCAAATTCAAGGCCACCACCATTTGCTACGTCGGTGAATTGTGTCGCTACCTGATCGACCAGCCGCCCGCCGGCAACGATGGTGACAACCCGGTGGTGAAAATGATTGGTAACGGCCTGCGCCCGGGCGTATGGAACGACTTCAAGAGTCGCTTCAACATCGAACGGGTCTGCGAGTTTTATGCCGCCAGTGACGGCAACATCGGCTTTACCAACATCCTCAACTTCGAAAACACCATTGGCTTTGCCATCAATGCCTGGTCGCTGGTGGAGTACGAACACGACACCGGTGAGCCGCGGCGCACCGCGAACGGCTTCATGCAGAAAGTCGGCAAGGGTGGCCAAGGTTTGTTGCTGGCCAAGATCGACGACGACTCCCCATTCGACGGTTACACCGATCCGGAGAAGAGCAAAAAGGTGGTGCTGTACGACGTTTTCGAAAAGGGCGATCGTTACTTCAACAGCGGCGACCTGATTCGCGATATCGGCTTTGGCCACGCCCAATTCGTCGACCGCCTAGGGGATACCTTCCGCTGGAAAGGCGAGAACGTCTCCACCACCGAAGTCGAAAACATCATGGTGCAACATCCCCACATCGCCGAAGCCGTGGCCTACGGTGTGGAAATCAAGAACACCAACGGTCGCGCCGGGATGGCGGCCATCACCCCATCGGCTCCGCTGGAACAACTGGATTTTTGCGACCTGCTGCGCTTCGTCAAACGCCAGATGCCCCACTACGCGGTGCCGATGTTCCTGCGCATCAGGACCTGCATGGAAACCACCGGCACGTTCAAATACCAGAAAACCAAACTAAGGACCGAAGCCTTCGACCCCAGCCAAACCGGCGAGGACCCGGTCTACGCTTGGCTACCGGGCACCGAAACCTACGTGCGCGTGACTGAGCAGGTGCTGCAGGACATTCATGGCGGCAAGTTCCGCTACTGA
- a CDS encoding DUF2252 domain-containing protein, with the protein MLLMTSTHATGDDSIMASQKGFSREEADNTASTSAFRSREERVANGKRLRGQIPREEHAKWKSPRQRDVISILEKSNRDRLQDLVPIRYGRMLRSPFTFLRGSAALMAHDLASGPNIRVQVQACGDCHLLNFGLFATPERNLVFDLNDFDETLPAPWEWDIKRLTVSFAVAARDGGASDARAREVAVACVRAYRENLRRYSKMNPLEVWYSRLDAQTLLDAAPDVKARKFRQQLFDRARERVMESVFPKIAGVVGGHPRIVDQPPVIQHVSDPDFIERAQQGLIDYRQSLSDERRVLLDRYRLVDAALKVVGIGSVGTRCYIALLFSEENHPLILQFKESCRSVLEPYAGKSQFKNQGQRVVMGQRLMQSSSDIFLGWTRGRAGYDFFVRQLRDMKMSVPLEHINAVQLERYADFCGLTLARAHAKSGDAATIAGYLGKGDAFDEALGDFALRYADQTEHDHEQLLKAVNSGQVKVLTEEE; encoded by the coding sequence ATGCTCCTGATGACCTCTACCCACGCCACAGGTGACGACAGCATCATGGCATCTCAGAAAGGTTTTTCCCGCGAGGAAGCAGACAACACCGCATCGACTTCGGCGTTTCGTTCCCGCGAGGAACGTGTCGCCAACGGTAAGCGACTGCGTGGGCAGATCCCTCGCGAGGAGCACGCCAAGTGGAAATCCCCTCGGCAGCGCGATGTCATCTCCATACTGGAGAAATCCAACCGTGACCGCCTTCAAGATCTAGTACCCATCCGCTACGGGCGGATGCTTCGTAGCCCTTTCACCTTCCTGCGCGGGTCGGCCGCGCTGATGGCGCATGACTTGGCTAGCGGACCGAATATCCGCGTGCAGGTGCAGGCCTGCGGCGACTGCCACTTGCTCAATTTTGGCCTGTTCGCAACACCCGAGCGCAACCTGGTGTTCGACCTCAACGATTTCGATGAAACCCTACCGGCGCCCTGGGAGTGGGACATCAAGCGCCTAACCGTGAGCTTCGCCGTTGCCGCACGCGACGGTGGCGCTTCCGATGCCCGTGCACGCGAGGTTGCCGTTGCCTGCGTACGGGCATACCGCGAAAATCTGCGCCGTTATTCGAAGATGAATCCTCTGGAAGTCTGGTACTCGCGCCTAGACGCACAGACATTGCTGGATGCAGCACCCGACGTGAAGGCGCGTAAGTTTCGTCAGCAGTTGTTCGACCGTGCCCGCGAGCGGGTGATGGAAAGTGTCTTCCCGAAGATCGCCGGCGTGGTTGGAGGGCACCCGCGTATTGTGGATCAACCGCCAGTCATTCAGCACGTCAGCGACCCAGACTTCATAGAGCGTGCCCAACAGGGCCTGATTGACTATCGCCAGAGTCTTTCCGACGAACGCCGCGTGTTACTCGATCGCTATCGCCTGGTGGATGCTGCACTAAAAGTCGTCGGTATCGGTAGCGTCGGCACGCGGTGCTACATTGCTTTGCTATTTTCCGAGGAAAACCACCCACTGATTTTACAGTTCAAGGAGTCCTGTCGTTCCGTCCTCGAACCTTACGCAGGCAAGAGTCAATTCAAGAATCAAGGCCAACGGGTGGTGATGGGACAGCGCCTGATGCAATCGTCCAGCGACATCTTCCTGGGTTGGACGCGGGGCCGGGCCGGATATGACTTTTTCGTGAGGCAGTTGCGCGACATGAAAATGTCGGTACCACTTGAACATATCAATGCCGTGCAGTTGGAGCGCTATGCGGATTTTTGCGGCCTGACCCTCGCACGCGCTCACGCCAAGTCGGGCGACGCGGCAACGATCGCAGGCTACCTGGGAAAGGGCGACGCCTTCGACGAAGCACTGGGCGATTTTGCCCTGCGCTATGCCGACCAGACCGAACACGACCATGAGCAACTGCTCAAGGCGGTGAACTCAGGTCAAGTGAAAGTGCTTACAGAAGAGGAGTGA
- a CDS encoding 4-hydroxyphenylacetate 3-hydroxylase family protein, with product MMDRNGFSLDRRGLQTSQEYLASLRDGREVWINGERVEDVTEHPAFRNAALMNARFYDALHDPKLRDKLTIEIDGAPGLRCHRFFQAPRTVEEQVAARDAIAETARLSYGWMGRTPDFKGAWIGTFGPNRDLYGEYAENATRWYNFSRERLPFINHAVVNPPVDRNQDPNTSNVFVRVDEETADGLYISGAKVVATGAALTQYTFVAHYNVMYQDKKYSPIFMIPTGAKGVKLICRTSYEQAASKNGSPFDYPLSSRMDENDCILIFDRAFVPWQDVFMYGVEMSNSFIQKSGFFGRTLMHGCTRLAVKMDFICGLFLKAVEICGTRDFQGVQGAVGEAIALRHMLWGLSDSMAYRTENWNEEFLLPNLESALAYRATAGDAYSRVINLIRKTVASGLIYLPSHAKDFLNPEVRPFLDQYARGSNGIDAEERAKTLKLLWDAIGTEFGSRHELYEVNYSGSYEKSRLDTLHIASHSGRTEQMRALAEQCMAEYDLNGWTAPDFKKAYAAG from the coding sequence ATGATGGATCGTAATGGTTTCTCTCTTGACCGTAGGGGCCTTCAAACCTCGCAGGAGTATCTGGCAAGCCTGAGGGATGGCAGGGAAGTTTGGATCAACGGCGAGCGGGTCGAAGATGTCACCGAACATCCCGCGTTTCGCAACGCGGCGCTGATGAACGCTCGCTTCTACGATGCACTGCATGACCCCAAACTGCGTGACAAGCTCACCATCGAGATCGACGGTGCCCCTGGCCTGCGCTGCCACCGCTTCTTCCAGGCACCGCGCACGGTCGAAGAACAGGTCGCCGCACGCGACGCGATCGCCGAAACCGCCCGCCTGAGCTATGGCTGGATGGGCCGCACTCCGGACTTCAAAGGCGCCTGGATCGGCACCTTCGGCCCTAACCGCGACCTCTACGGCGAGTACGCCGAAAACGCCACCCGCTGGTACAACTTCAGCCGCGAACGCCTGCCGTTCATCAACCATGCCGTGGTCAACCCGCCGGTGGACCGCAACCAGGACCCAAACACCTCCAACGTCTTCGTGCGCGTCGACGAAGAAACCGCGGACGGTCTGTACATCAGCGGGGCCAAGGTGGTGGCCACTGGCGCGGCACTGACCCAGTACACGTTCGTTGCCCACTACAACGTCATGTACCAGGACAAAAAGTATTCGCCGATCTTCATGATCCCCACCGGTGCCAAAGGCGTGAAGCTTATCTGCCGGACCTCCTACGAGCAGGCGGCGAGCAAGAACGGCAGCCCGTTCGACTACCCGCTGTCGAGCCGCATGGACGAGAACGACTGCATCCTGATCTTCGACCGGGCCTTCGTGCCGTGGCAGGACGTGTTCATGTACGGCGTGGAGATGTCCAACAGCTTCATCCAGAAATCCGGCTTCTTCGGCCGCACCCTGATGCATGGCTGCACCCGCCTGGCGGTGAAGATGGACTTCATCTGCGGGCTGTTTCTCAAGGCCGTGGAAATCTGCGGTACCCGTGACTTCCAGGGCGTTCAAGGGGCTGTGGGCGAAGCCATCGCCTTGCGCCACATGCTCTGGGGCCTTTCCGACTCCATGGCCTATCGCACCGAAAACTGGAACGAGGAATTCCTGCTGCCCAACCTGGAATCGGCCCTGGCCTACCGCGCTACCGCTGGCGATGCCTACAGCCGGGTGATCAACCTGATCCGCAAGACCGTGGCCAGCGGCTTGATCTACCTGCCCTCCCACGCCAAGGACTTCCTCAATCCCGAGGTCAGACCCTTCCTGGACCAGTACGCCCGTGGTTCCAACGGCATCGACGCCGAAGAGCGCGCCAAGACCCTCAAGCTGCTGTGGGACGCGATCGGTACCGAGTTCGGTTCGCGCCACGAACTGTACGAGGTCAACTACTCCGGCAGCTACGAGAAGAGTCGTCTGGACACCCTGCACATCGCCAGCCATTCCGGGCGCACCGAGCAAATGCGCGCCCTGGCCGAACAGTGCATGGCTGAGTACGACCTCAATGGCTGGACCGCCCCGGACTTCAAAAAGGCCTACGCTGCGGGTTGA
- a CDS encoding LysR family transcriptional regulator — protein MNLPDLNLLLTFDSMLREGSVTGAAERMNLSIPAMSRRLSNLREAMGDPLFVLAGRRLVPTPLALDLAPQVHNLLEEARNVLGTKQKLNLGTVKRVFTLRTEDGFTGAWALRLSQRVAQQAPHVTLSFMSQGNEDVAALRDGLIDLDIGIAGPLGPEVYKQRLYIDTFVGVVNNQHPLARQSSVSAEDLVAFPHLSVSRRGRTRGPLDLELEKVGLQRKVQLVVPGFQAAMQLASSSDMIAVIPQRFVEWSLPLLPLHIFQLPLETPGGEFCQAWHPRVNNDQVHRWLRQLVQECSCS, from the coding sequence ATGAACCTGCCTGATCTGAACTTGCTGCTGACCTTCGACTCGATGTTGCGCGAAGGCAGCGTCACTGGCGCCGCCGAGCGCATGAACCTGAGCATTCCCGCCATGAGCCGGCGCTTGTCGAACCTGCGCGAAGCCATGGGCGACCCGCTGTTCGTGCTGGCCGGCCGCCGCCTGGTCCCAACGCCCCTGGCTCTGGACCTTGCGCCCCAGGTGCACAACCTGCTGGAAGAGGCGCGCAATGTGCTGGGCACTAAACAGAAGCTCAACCTGGGCACGGTAAAGCGAGTATTCACCCTGCGCACCGAGGATGGCTTCACCGGCGCCTGGGCCCTGCGCCTGAGTCAACGGGTGGCGCAACAGGCCCCGCATGTGACCTTGAGTTTCATGTCCCAGGGCAACGAGGATGTCGCCGCCCTGCGCGACGGCCTGATCGACCTCGACATCGGCATCGCCGGGCCCCTGGGGCCCGAGGTCTACAAGCAACGCCTGTACATCGACACCTTCGTTGGCGTGGTCAACAATCAGCACCCCCTCGCGCGCCAGAGCAGCGTCAGCGCCGAGGACCTGGTGGCCTTCCCTCACCTGTCGGTGTCACGCCGCGGCCGCACCCGCGGCCCGTTGGATCTGGAGCTGGAAAAGGTCGGCTTGCAACGCAAGGTGCAGTTGGTGGTCCCGGGCTTTCAGGCGGCCATGCAACTGGCCAGTTCCTCGGACATGATTGCGGTGATCCCGCAGCGCTTCGTCGAATGGTCGCTGCCGCTACTGCCGCTGCACATTTTCCAGCTACCGCTGGAGACCCCCGGCGGCGAGTTCTGCCAGGCCTGGCACCCGCGCGTGAACAATGACCAGGTACATCGTTGGTTGCGCCAATTAGTGCAGGAATGTTCCTGCAGCTGA
- a CDS encoding efflux transporter outer membrane subunit: MESSYSLQHWLAICLLLALPGCVSPGHSPEPPKPLSPEQLEAGLDIEHAATQPSSAADDRWWLSFNDADLNRLLAAGLDTSPSLAIASARIERAQADAGITLANTRPSLSAMTQILRSQDSQHYKTGADEAGVWHTDGQALLQGRYNLDLWGLNRSLNEAAVGSLRAAEADQAVARLALSGSLVETWFALGGVLEQQAIVNQTLEQRRSILQLSENRLKSGLGTQVDVVRARGPIPLLEAEQARLQGAARGYQLRLAALAGKGPGWGEQWQPKVADPRQRVALPGHLPAELIGGRPDVVAQRWRVEAQGKRIGAARAAFYPNIDLLAFAGFQSFSFQNLFHHDSRTYGVGPAVTLPIFDAGRLRGQYQAQQASYAEAVASYNQTLVNALSEVAGHVSQLRAIEGQRLKTVQGLDEVEQVYDLENLRYRQSLTDFLHVLDAQTRVLDTRMQLVQLKTSALQNHAGLLRALGGGWKEADQNSTTLAGTSHD, encoded by the coding sequence ATGGAATCCTCTTATTCGCTTCAGCATTGGCTGGCGATCTGTCTGCTGTTGGCATTGCCAGGCTGCGTCAGCCCCGGGCATAGCCCTGAACCACCCAAACCCTTGTCACCCGAACAGCTCGAGGCCGGTCTGGACATCGAACACGCCGCTACCCAGCCCTCATCTGCGGCAGATGATCGCTGGTGGCTGAGCTTCAATGACGCTGACCTCAATCGCCTGCTGGCTGCCGGCCTGGACACCTCGCCTAGCCTGGCTATTGCCAGTGCGCGTATCGAGCGGGCGCAAGCCGATGCCGGCATCACCCTGGCCAATACCCGGCCGAGCCTGTCGGCCATGACCCAGATCCTGCGTAGCCAGGATTCACAGCACTACAAGACCGGTGCCGATGAAGCCGGGGTCTGGCACACCGATGGCCAGGCGTTGCTGCAAGGGCGTTACAACCTTGATCTGTGGGGCCTCAATCGTTCTCTGAACGAAGCAGCGGTGGGTAGCCTGCGCGCCGCCGAGGCCGATCAGGCGGTCGCCCGTCTGGCGCTCAGTGGCAGCCTGGTGGAAACCTGGTTCGCCTTGGGCGGTGTGCTCGAACAGCAGGCCATTGTCAATCAGACCCTGGAACAACGCCGCAGTATCCTGCAGTTGAGTGAAAACCGGCTGAAGTCTGGTCTGGGCACGCAGGTTGACGTGGTGCGGGCACGTGGGCCAATCCCTTTGCTCGAAGCCGAGCAGGCGCGCCTGCAAGGCGCCGCCCGTGGCTATCAGTTACGGCTGGCGGCTCTGGCCGGCAAGGGCCCGGGCTGGGGCGAGCAATGGCAGCCCAAAGTCGCTGACCCGCGCCAGCGCGTGGCCTTGCCGGGCCATCTGCCGGCCGAGTTGATCGGTGGCCGGCCCGATGTGGTTGCCCAGCGCTGGCGCGTCGAAGCACAAGGCAAGCGCATTGGCGCCGCCCGTGCGGCGTTTTATCCGAACATCGACCTTCTCGCATTCGCAGGCTTCCAGAGCTTCAGCTTCCAGAACCTTTTCCACCACGACAGCCGTACCTATGGCGTGGGCCCCGCAGTGACCTTGCCGATCTTCGACGCCGGGCGTTTACGTGGCCAATACCAGGCCCAGCAGGCCAGTTATGCCGAAGCCGTGGCCAGCTACAACCAGACCCTGGTCAACGCCCTGAGTGAAGTGGCCGGACATGTCTCGCAACTGCGTGCCATTGAGGGCCAGCGCCTGAAAACCGTGCAGGGGCTGGATGAGGTCGAACAGGTCTACGACCTGGAAAACCTGCGTTACCGGCAAAGTCTCACTGATTTTCTGCATGTGCTCGACGCCCAGACCCGGGTACTCGACACGCGCATGCAACTGGTCCAGTTGAAGACCTCGGCGCTGCAAAACCATGCCGGCCTGCTGCGCGCGCTCGGCGGCGGCTGGAAAGAAGCCGATCAGAACTCCACTACGCTTGCAGGAACCTCTCATGACTGA
- a CDS encoding HlyD family efflux transporter periplasmic adaptor subunit, with protein MTDATQTPAPAPAKSRRGPIFLLITLVALAAAVAAGLWYWVYGRTYESTDNAYVRGDVVLISAQVRGTATAVNIQNTDTVKAGDTLVEIDPADARLSLDSATHQLALTVRTVNSLFAEENDLLAQVKLRQAEANRANQDLQRRRSVIAQGGVSGEDLHHAEEAAQIAQSGLRAAEAKLVGLQARIQGTTVESHPQVAAAAERVREAYLALARTKVPAPVDGLITKRAVQVGQHIEPGTVLMGLVPLDKVWVEANFKESQLGQIKVGQRVELFADLYGESVVYHGRIQGIEAGSGAAFATIPAQNATGNWIKVVQRVPVRIALDREEVLRHPLRIGLSMTAKATLGEPDEQVPSSVQDNTEVYGKMGSGSEALVNRIIAENLQGSKLSVSRNDR; from the coding sequence ATGACTGACGCCACCCAAACCCCAGCCCCGGCACCGGCCAAGTCGCGCCGCGGCCCGATTTTCCTGCTCATTACCCTGGTTGCCCTGGCCGCGGCTGTGGCTGCCGGCCTGTGGTACTGGGTGTATGGCCGCACGTATGAAAGCACCGACAACGCCTATGTACGGGGCGACGTGGTGCTGATCTCCGCCCAGGTACGTGGTACCGCCACTGCGGTAAACATCCAGAACACCGATACGGTCAAGGCGGGTGACACCCTGGTTGAAATCGACCCGGCCGATGCGCGCTTGAGCCTGGACTCCGCCACTCACCAACTGGCCCTGACCGTGCGCACAGTCAACAGCCTGTTCGCCGAAGAGAACGATCTGCTCGCCCAGGTCAAGCTACGCCAGGCCGAAGCCAACCGGGCCAACCAGGACCTGCAACGGCGCCGGTCGGTGATCGCCCAGGGCGGTGTCTCCGGCGAAGACCTGCACCATGCCGAAGAAGCCGCGCAGATCGCCCAGTCGGGCCTGCGTGCGGCCGAGGCCAAATTGGTCGGGCTGCAGGCGCGTATCCAGGGCACTACGGTGGAAAGCCATCCGCAGGTGGCCGCCGCCGCCGAGCGTGTGCGCGAAGCTTACCTGGCGTTGGCGCGGACCAAGGTGCCGGCGCCGGTTGACGGCCTGATCACCAAGCGCGCGGTGCAAGTGGGCCAGCACATCGAACCGGGCACCGTGCTGATGGGTTTGGTGCCGCTGGATAAAGTCTGGGTCGAGGCCAACTTCAAAGAGTCGCAACTGGGCCAGATCAAGGTCGGCCAGCGGGTCGAGCTGTTTGCCGACCTGTATGGCGAGAGCGTGGTCTACCACGGCCGCATCCAGGGTATCGAAGCCGGCAGCGGCGCGGCGTTCGCCACCATCCCGGCGCAGAACGCCACCGGCAACTGGATCAAGGTGGTGCAGCGGGTGCCGGTGCGCATCGCCCTGGACCGCGAAGAAGTGCTGCGTCACCCGTTGCGCATCGGCCTTTCGATGACCGCCAAGGCTACCCTGGGTGAGCCGGACGAACAGGTGCCCAGCAGCGTCCAGGACAACACCGAGGTCTACGGCAAGATGGGTAGCGGCAGCGAAGCACTGGTCAACCGGATCATTGCCGAAAACCTGCAAGGCTCGAAACTGAGTGTATCGAGGAACGATCGATGA